One genomic segment of Pongo pygmaeus isolate AG05252 chromosome 19, NHGRI_mPonPyg2-v2.0_pri, whole genome shotgun sequence includes these proteins:
- the SSTR2 gene encoding somatostatin receptor type 2, translating into MDMADEPLNGSHTWLSIPFDLNGSVVSTNTSNQTEPYYDLTSNAVLTFIYFVVCIIGLCGNTLVIYVILRYAKMKTITNIYILNLAIADELFMLGLPFLAMQVALVHWPFGKAICRVVMTVDGINQFTSIFCLTVMSIDRYLAVVHPIKSAKWRRPRTAKMITMAVWGVSLLVILPIMIYAGLRSNQWGRSSCTINWPGESGAWYTGFIIYTFILGFLVPLTIICLCYLFIIIKVKSSGIRVGSSKRKKSEKKVTRMVSIVVAVFIFCWLPFYIFNVSSVSMAISPTPALKGMFDFVVVLTYANSCANPILYAFLSDNFKKSFQNVLCLVKVSGTDDGERSDSKQDKSRLNETTETQRTLLNGDLQTSI; encoded by the coding sequence ATGGACATGGCGGATGAGCCACTCAATGGAAGCCACACATggctatccattccatttgaccTCAACGGCTCTGTGGTGTCAACCAACACCTCAAACCAGACAGAGCCATACTATGACCTGACAAGCAATGCAGTCCTCACATTCATCTATTTTGTGGTCTGCATCATTGGGTTGTGTGGCAACACACTTGTCATTTACGTCATCCTCCGCTATGCCAAGATGAAGACCATCACCAACATTTACATCCTCAACCTGGCCATCGCAGATGAGCTCTTCATGCTGGGTCTGCCTTTCTTGGCTATGCAGGTGGCTCTGGTCCACTGGCCCTTTGGCAAGGCCATTTGCCGGGTGGTCATGACTGTGGATGGCATCAATCAGTTCACCAGCATCTTCTGCTTGACAGTCATGAGCATCGACCGATACCTGGCTGTGGTTCACCCCATCAAGTCGGCCAAGTGGAGGAGACCCCGGACGGCCAAGATGATCACCATGGCTGTGTGGGGAGTCTCTCTGCTGGTCATCTTGCCCATCATGATATATGCTGGGCTCCGGAGCAACCAGTGGGGGAGAAGCAGCTGCACCATCAACTGGCCAGGTGAATCTGGGGCTTGGTACACAGGGTTCATCATCTACACTTTCATTCTGGGGTTCCTGGTACCCCTCACCATCATCTGTCTTTGCTACCTGTTCATTATCATCAAGGTGAAGTCCTCTGGAATCCGAGTGGGCTCCTCCAAGAGGAAGAAGTCTGAGAAGAAGGTCACCCGAATGGTGTCCATCGTGGTGGCTGTCTTCATCTTCTGCTGGCTTCCCTTCTACATATTCAACGTTTCTTCCGTCTCCATGGCCAtcagccccaccccagcccttaAAGGCATGTTTGACTTTGTGGTGGTCCTCACCTATGCTAACAGCTGTGCCAACCCTATCCTATACGCCTTCTTGTCTGACAACTTCAAGAAGAGCTTCCAGAATGTCCTCTGCTTGGTCAAGGTGAGCGGCACAGATGATGGAGAGCGGAGCGACAGTAAGCAGGACAAATCCCGGCTGAATGAGACCACAGAGACCCAGAGGACCCTCCTCAATGGAGACCTCCAAACCAGTATCTGA